From a region of the Gossypium raimondii isolate GPD5lz chromosome 10, ASM2569854v1, whole genome shotgun sequence genome:
- the LOC105774910 gene encoding ammonium transporter 1 member 1, which yields MGTCSADLAALLGPNATAIAAADYICNKFSDASFAVDNTYLLFSAYLNFFMQLGFAMLCAGSVRSKNAISVMLTNVLDAAIAGLFYYLFGFAFAFGSPSNGGFIGRHNFGLESIPSSSFDYSNFLYHWAFAVSAAGIASGSMAERTQFVAYLIYSSFLTGFVYPVVSHWFWATDGWATAFRVDNGFLFGSGVIDFAGSGVVHMVGGVAGLWGALIEGPRIGRFDSSGRSVALRDHNATLVVLGTFILWFGWYGFNPGSFNKISGFYTSGNHYGQWSAVGRTAVTTTLAGCTSALTTLFGKWILTSRWDVTDFCSGLLGGFAAITAGCSVVEPWAAIICGFVAALVLISCNKLAEKVKYDDPLGAAQLHGGCGAWGVIFTALFASEKYVREVYPSRPVRYGLFMGGGGRLLAAHIIQILVIVGWVSATMGTLFYFLHKFGHLRVSADDEMADMDLTRQGRLAYVDHDEDESQKQGFK from the coding sequence ATGGGAACTTGTTCAGCGGACCTAGCTGCGCTCCTAGGCCCCAACGCCACCGCCATTGCGGCAGCTGACTACATATGCAACAAGTTCAGTGACGCTTCCTTTGCCGTTGACAACACTTACCTTCTCTTCTCAGCCTACCTTAACTTCTTCATGCAACTTGGCTTCGCCATGCTTTGCGCTGGCTCAGTCCGTTCCAAAAACGCCATCAGCGTCATGCTCACTAACGTCCTCGACGCTGCCATCGCTGGCCTCTTCTATTACCTTTTCGGGTTTGCTTTTGCCTTTGGTTCCCCTTCCAATGGCGGTTTCATTGGTCGCCACAATTTTGGCTTAGAATCCATTCCTTCATCTTCCTTTGATTATAGCAATTTCCTTTATCATTGGGCTTTTGCTGTTTCAGCTGCCGGGATTGCTAGTGGCTCCATGGCTGAAAGAACCCAATTCGTTGCTTATCTTATCTATTCATCTTTTTTAACCGGTTTTGTTTACCCTGTTGTTTCTCATTGGTTTTGGGCGACTGATGGTTGGGCCACTGCTTTTCGAGTAGATAATGGCTTCCTCTTTGGTAGTGGGGTTATTGACTTTGCCGGTTCGGGGGTTGTTCATATGGTTGGTGGTGTAGCCGGTTTATGGGGTGCACTTATTGAAGGACCAAGGATAGGCCGCTTCGACTCTTCGGGCAGGTCAGTTGCCTTGCGTGATCATAATGCAACCCTTGTTGTTCTTGGAACTTTCATACTTTGGTTCGGTTGGTATGGGTTCAACCCCGGTTCATTTAACAAAATCTCCGGTTTTTACACATCTGGAAACCATTATGGGCAGTGGAGTGCGGTGGGGAGAACAGCGGTGACCACCACTCTAGCCGGATGCACGTCGGCGTTGACTACCCTTtttgggaaatggattttgacAAGTCGTTGGGATGTGACCGATTTTTGCAGTGGTTTACTTGGTGGCTTTGCTGCTATCACAGCAGGCTGCTCTGTTGTTGAACCCTGGGCTGCCATTATCTGTGGCTTTGTGGCTGCTTTGGTGTTGATCAGTTGCAACAAGTTGGCCGAGAAAGTGAAGTACGATGATCCATTAGGAGCGGCTCAATTGCATGGTGGATGTGGGGCTTGGGGGGTTATTTTTACAGCTTTGTTTGCTTCGGAAAAGTATGTGAGGGAAGTCTACCCCAGCAGGCCGGTTCGATATGGGTTGTTTATGGGAGGTGGAGGGAGGCTGTTGGCTGCTCATATTATCCAGATTTTGGTCATTGTTGGGTGGGTGAGTGCTACAATGGGGACCCTGTTTTATTTCCTTCATAAATTTGGGCATCTGAGGGTTTCAGCTGACGATGAAATGGCCGACATGGACTTGACAAGGCAGGGGCGACTTGCTTATGTTGACCATGATGAAGATGAATCACAAAAACAGGGATTCAAATGA
- the LOC105775503 gene encoding protein MAIN-LIKE 1-like, with the protein MATLDGYWVLRSQFHFPKYDRDERIMSYLKLAGFGDVALIQRFDLRANLTSALVERWCTETHTFIMPCGECTITLEDVAMQLRLRVDDAVVMGRRKVFEPSVLCHRLLGRSPSDGEQNFTCLTLAWLRANFKELSSTATEHEVMCAVRAYIMQLIGVIHLKYLPLLKDFSRAGSYSWGSTVLAILYHELCRATKHGVINMVCCQGLLQSWALYRMPFLAAVRHQPYSWPLMSHVFGNWYEPNINHLPLNDRGIHRRQILADAIYCTEHFNPYS; encoded by the exons aTGGCTACGTTG GATGGGTATTGGGTTTTGAGGTCGCAGTTTCATTTTCCCAAGTACGACCGGGACGAGAGGATCATGTCATACTTAAAGTTGGCGGGATTTGGGGACGTCGCATTGATCCAAAGGTTTGACCTAAGGGCAAACTTAACATCCGCATTGGTTGAGCGGTGGTGTACGGAGACCCACACCTTCATTATGCCGTGCGGGGAGTGCACTATCACATTAGAAGACGTCGCTATGCAACTTAGGTTACGAGTTGACGATGCTGTGGTCATGGGTCGAAGAAAAGTGTTCGAACCTTCAGTACTATGCCACAGATTGCTTGGACGGTCCCCTAGTGATGGGGAACAGAATTTCACATGCTTGACATTGGCATGGTTGAGAGCAAATTTTAAGGAGTTATCGAGCACTGCCACTGAGCACGAGGTCATGTGTGCTGTTCGAGCCTATATTATGCAGCTAATCGGGGTGATCCACTTAAAGTACCTGCCTCTATTGAAGGATTTCTCTCGTGCCGGTAGTTATAGCTGGGGATCGACAGTGCTGGCCATATTGTACCATGAGCTTTGCCGAGCAACAAAACATGGGGTTATTAACATGGTTTGTTGTCAGGGTCTGCTGCAATCTTGGGCTCTATATAGGATGCCGTTTCTAGCGGCTGTTAGGCACCAACCATATTCCTGGCCACTT ATGAGCCACGTCTTTGGGAATTGGTACGAGCCAAACATTAATCATTTACCGCTAAATGATAGAGGCATCCACCGGAGacaaa TTCTTGCGGATGCAATATACTGCACCGAACATTTTAACCCTTATTCCTAA